The following coding sequences lie in one Pelecanus crispus isolate bPelCri1 chromosome 9, bPelCri1.pri, whole genome shotgun sequence genomic window:
- the PPP1R2 gene encoding protein phosphatase inhibitor 2 isoform X1, protein MEAPSVPAASTSGAAGRGPIKGILKKGGGTLSAGGAAPGARRASPARDEDEHGKKSQKWDEMNIIATYHPAGKDYGLMKIDEPSTPYHSMVGEDDEDAVSDSESNEPLRADVLSKKLAAAAEGKGPKIIAKQEESSEEEEEDEELTPEEREKKKQFEMKRKMHYNEGRNIKLARQLIAKELHGEEEDDDEDEEMRDAADVETMNTEATEHAHATRDQLESRAHSIEEICPEL, encoded by the exons atGGAGGCGCCCTCGGTGCCGGCCGCCTCGACGtcgggcgcggcggggcgcgggcccATCAAGGGCATCCTGAAGAAGGGCGGCGGCACGCTGtcggcggggggagcggcccccggggcgcggcgggccaGCCCGGCCCGCGACGAGGACGAGCACGG taaaaaatcCCAGAAGTGGGATGAAATGAACATCATAGCTACGTACCACCCAGCAGGCAAAGATTATGGCTTGATGAAAATAGATGAGCCAAGTACTCCTTATCACAG CATGGTAGGAGAAGATGATGAGGATGCAGTGAGTGATTCAGAATCAAATGAGCCATTAAGAGCAGATGTGCTGAGTAAAAA actggcagctgcagctgaaggtAAAGGACCCAAGATTATAGCAAAGCAAGAGGAAagcagtgaggaggaggaagaggatgaagaaTTAACACCTGAAGAACGAG agaaaaagaaacagtttgaaatgaagagaaagatgCACTACAATGAAGGACGAAACATCAAACTGGCAAGACAGCTCATTGCAAAAGAACTACATGGTGAAGAAGAGGAtgatgatgaggatgaagaaATGCGTGATGCTGCAGATGTAGAAACAATGAATACAGAAGCTACTGAACATG
- the PPP1R2 gene encoding protein phosphatase inhibitor 2 isoform X2: MEAPSVPAASTSGAAGRGPIKGILKKGGGTLSAGGAAPGARRASPARDEDEHGKKSQKWDEMNIIATYHPAGKDYGLMKIDEPSTPYHSMVGEDDEDAVSDSESNEPLRADVLSKKLAAAAEGKGPKIIAKQEESSEEEEEDEELTPEEREKKKQFEMKRKMHYNEGRNIKLARQLIAKELHGEEEDDDEDEEMRDAADVETMNTEATEHD, encoded by the exons atGGAGGCGCCCTCGGTGCCGGCCGCCTCGACGtcgggcgcggcggggcgcgggcccATCAAGGGCATCCTGAAGAAGGGCGGCGGCACGCTGtcggcggggggagcggcccccggggcgcggcgggccaGCCCGGCCCGCGACGAGGACGAGCACGG taaaaaatcCCAGAAGTGGGATGAAATGAACATCATAGCTACGTACCACCCAGCAGGCAAAGATTATGGCTTGATGAAAATAGATGAGCCAAGTACTCCTTATCACAG CATGGTAGGAGAAGATGATGAGGATGCAGTGAGTGATTCAGAATCAAATGAGCCATTAAGAGCAGATGTGCTGAGTAAAAA actggcagctgcagctgaaggtAAAGGACCCAAGATTATAGCAAAGCAAGAGGAAagcagtgaggaggaggaagaggatgaagaaTTAACACCTGAAGAACGAG agaaaaagaaacagtttgaaatgaagagaaagatgCACTACAATGAAGGACGAAACATCAAACTGGCAAGACAGCTCATTGCAAAAGAACTACATGGTGAAGAAGAGGAtgatgatgaggatgaagaaATGCGTGATGCTGCAGATGTAGAAACAATGAATACAGAAGCTACTGAACATG